The nucleotide sequence TCTGATACGTATGCAGTGTCTGATTGCGAAGCTTTAGAATCCTTTGTCAAATGCTGACCTTGGGAAAATTTCGATGAAGGAGTGGTAGCTGATGCTTTTCCATCGATCGGTGCTTCCACTTGAATACCATAAATATTATCCAATTTGACCCTTTGACAACTAACGTTGTCAATTAAATCCTCTATTGAATTGATACCCTTTGCTTTAATAATTGCTTCCCTGAGCTCTGCTCCTGAAGGAATTTTAGGAATTATCTTTGACGTTACTGGTAATTTGctcgaagaagaagcgttAGTGACGCTGGAAGATATTGAGTCGGAGTGTGATGAAGGACGTCTAGGTGTTTGAGACATAACCTTTTCTCTTGCTTCCTTAGTTTCCTTTGTTTCCTTTGACTCTTTTgcttgttgctgctgttgctgctgatATTTTGACATTGGTGTATTTTCCGGATAAATTGAGCGTTGCTGTTGAATAAAGAATCCCCATTTATGCaattcaccttcttcttcttcctgcTTTTTACCAAATAACGAGCGCTCAGAACTGGTTTTGGTCAAGATTGGTCTACCGGTGGTCACATCAATAGTTCTACCAGAATCTGTGGCCATTAAGTGAGGCTTCGAATTATTTGGGTCCTGGTCTTGAATCATATCGGGATCTTGTGGATAGACAGATGATTCATCATAAGTTAGCCTTGCAGAGTCCATATGTTTCAAAACCGGTTTTTCATCCATGAAAGAGTTTGTATCGTCTTCCGAAGCCTTTTGTTCCTCTAATCCCTTAATATATGGATTAGTTGATAAATATTCGAGAATATTTGCCAAGGTTTTTTCCATGAATAATAGTCTTAACAAATTTTCCTTACTTTGTAGAGATAATTCTTTAGAAGCTCTTTGCTCAAACATATCATCTATAGTCTTTTGAACATTAGCGTGAATCTTATTAATCTTTTCCCAATATCTCTTCAATAAATATCTCTTAGTAGAGtcttcttttaattttgcCGAGTCATTAAACTTATCTAAAATGTTACCAGCGGTTTCACTTATCAATTCACCATCGAATAGTAGATCGTCCTGCGATGAAAGTTCGTCTAGTTGCCAATTAGAATCGATTGATTTTTGAGCATTTCTCACCAAAGCTATTGCAATTCTAGAATTAATCTCTTCTGGTATATTCTCGTAGTTGAAGTCCAAGtttatcaatttttcaCTATTTTTAATACAATCGTAAAGGAAAACTGCTGTGCTCATTACCCATGATTCTTGAGGTTGGTTCATCATAGAAACGTGGAGTAATTCTTTACATTTTGGTAAGATCTGTGATATTAGGGAGATATCCTTATAGCTCCATTCATTCGAGTCGAAATGTATTCTCTTTAAAGCTGGAAAACGTGGTAAATATTTGTTCAAATAAGGAAAGATAGCAGGGAACAAAGATGGTAACCCAGATAAATCCAAAAAGTACAATTGTGGTAATTTCGAAAGTTCTCTTATAATCAATGCTGCTTCTTGCACAGATTGAATATTCGTAGAGTTTAATGTGAAGTACTGTAATGAATCAAAATTACGTCTACTGAGCTCTTTGATAATAGGTTTCGTTAAATGCTCAAAATCATTAAATGCCAAATCAACACCcattatttctttctcaGACATCCATCTAAATAGTATTTCAATTTGTTCTGGCACTGAGATATGAGATTGCGCAATGCCCAATTTGAGTTTGCGGGAGTTTCTATTCGTGctggaagaaaaggagTATATCAAACCTTCAAACGTTGGCAAGTTGTTATTGAAAGATATCCCATTAATAAGTAATTCCTCCAAAGGTTTCccctttcttttctgtaatACATCGATGAATAGATACCAGTCCATTTGCGATCTGTGGAGTCTGGGGTCCAAGTCATGCcttatttttgtttgagAAATGTCCAATTTTATGATAGAATCATTTCTCATCAAAAATTTACACAAAAGCTTCCATCCATTTTCATCGATAACTACATTTCGCATGGATAGCCTATCTAGTGCTTTACTTCTAACCAAAGATGAAATGACGATTTTGAACATTTCAGGTGTCAATCCAACATTATCAAATACAACATTGTgaattggaacaattgaaaTAAAGTCACTAAATGAGAGGATATCAATAAGTGTTGGCCTTGGgttcaaaaactttaaCGTCTGTAAAGGTGCTGTTTTATCCTTTAGCTGTCTTAGGGTGGAAGGAATAGGTAAAATCTCACGTAAATGGCAGCATCTTGTGTATATGACGTCTAACATAAGCTCATTGGTGGAAGAATTTGGATCAGCCCCCGAAGATGTTGATTCACCTCCATTAGGTTCGTCATCAAAATGATGTTCATGCATATGGATAGGTTTATCgatttccaatttcttgatattttcaTCTAATTCTGTCCcagcttcatcttctgcGGTGGTTGTCCGTTTCAGAGCATTTGACGAATTAGACCTAGAGAGAGTGCTCTTTGGATCTGATGACACGTTCCTCAGTTTGAACGAAGCCACTTCGGATGCGATACGTTGAGCAGCATAATGGGCTTCTTGCTGATGCTTTTCCGATTCTTTGAGACTCTTTTTATGGTTTTCGAGCGCTTGTAGATATTCTCTTGAATTCTTTGTAAAAGTAGGTGGCGCTGTGGTGCTATTCCCACCGCTCGATTCTGCAGTTTGTGAGCTAGTTGTGATACCTTGAGAGATGGAAGGAATATCGCTGATTAAATCATCAGGAACCAGAACGTTCCCCAGTTTTGGTTTCCTGGAAGGAATTTGCTGTGGTGGGTCCATACCGAATTTATCCACTGCGAAGGTAactcttttcattttgatGGTGGATAATTCCTTGATGGGCAAGGGACTcttatttttgttcctgTTTAGCACCACGCGCTCAGATTGAATAGGGGCAATGTCCTTAATCTCTGGGGAGTTAGGTTCCTTGAGGAACTGTGAGAATTGTTGCCTATGCGATGCAATTTGGGATGCAGATACAGGGATAGGCACACCTTTAGATTGGCCGGCGGTTCCGCCGGATGTTGAGGGAATTGACGCCGCGGCAGATCCTCCATGACTATCCTCTGTTACCACTGTTgaatgttgttgatgttgttgatgctgctgctgctgttgttgttgttgttcgGGAGGCGAAGGTGGCTGGACAGGTTTCCTGTTGAACAAAGATCCGAATAGCGATTTTTTCGGCTTTTCGCTGGAGTTGGAGCTGGTCCTTCGTAGCGAAAGAGAGCCTGAAATCGAGTTGTGTCTGGGCCGTGAGGATGGCGGCGTACTACTATGCGAGCTCGAGTTTAGATTCGCGCCGAGGCCTGCGCTGGTCAGCGGAGAAGAGGGCGAGGTGGCACTGGACTGGGATTTTGACCTGTGACGAGTATGCGGCTGCGCAGGTGATCCCGAGCCCTGGGATTCATTGTTAGGAGGCTTATCATTCTCAGATGCATTAGCTGTCCCACTAGCCTTcgcagaagaagaagaaccctGATGCTgctcttccttttctctcCTAGCAGATCTCACTTTCCTCTTCCCCTTGTATAGCCAATCGACATCCACGTCCAAGTCCAAAGAATTTGGCATTGCTGGTAGTTCGATGGTATTGATAAAAAATTATATGTCCAGTGGGGGAGTAAAATTTAGTCAGCAGCTCCAAAGATATTAACGGTTCTTCAAAGGTGGGTTGTCTCTCTTCTGGTGTTCTAAGGCGAGGAAAccttgaagaaatgaagcGAAAcgaagcaaaaaaaaaaaaggaccCACTACCAGAGACTGGAACAGTGACACGAACCAGCTAAATAGACGACAGAATTCACTATATTTGGGCGCTATGAGAAGCTTTTCTCATATATCTCGAATTACCTTAAACCTCGATACCTTTTGTTTTATCTTCTGTCTAGGGTATTATTCCCATCACAAGGTTCATCaattttcattaatttttCTGGCATTGGTAATATACAAAACAATATACAAGAAAAGACGTGAAAATGCATTGAAAACACAAGTAATTCCCAATgtgaagaaaagagtagCGAGATGCAGAACACAGCACTGTGCGTGGATATACAGGGAGAGAGCTATATAAAATTTAGAATATACGTATTTGTATTTACATTTACACTTA is from Kluyveromyces marxianus DMKU3-1042 DNA, complete genome, chromosome 2 and encodes:
- the HER1 gene encoding Her1p; the encoded protein is MPNSLDLDVDVDWLYKGKRKVRSARREKEEQHQGSSSSAKASGTANASENDKPPNNESQGSGSPAQPHTRHRSKSQSSATSPSSPLTSAGLGANLNSSSHSSTPPSSRPRHNSISGSLSLRRTSSNSSEKPKKSLFGSLFNRKPVQPPSPPEQQQQQQQQHQQHQQHSTVVTEDSHGGSAAASIPSTSGGTAGQSKGVPIPVSASQIASHRQQFSQFLKEPNSPEIKDIAPIQSERVVLNRNKNKSPLPIKELSTIKMKRVTFAVDKFGMDPPQQIPSRKPKLGNVLVPDDLISDIPSISQGITTSSQTAESSGGNSTTAPPTFTKNSREYLQALENHKKSLKESEKHQQEAHYAAQRIASEVASFKLRNVSSDPKSTLSRSNSSNALKRTTTAEDEAGTELDENIKKLEIDKPIHMHEHHFDDEPNGGESTSSGADPNSSTNELMLDVIYTRCCHLREILPIPSTLRQLKDKTAPLQTLKFLNPRPTLIDILSFSDFISIVPIHNVVFDNVGLTPEMFKIVISSLVRSKALDRLSMRNVVIDENGWKLLCKFLMRNDSIIKLDISQTKIRHDLDPRLHRSQMDWYLFIDVLQKRKGKPLEELLINGISFNNNLPTFEGLIYSFSSSTNRNSRKLKLGIAQSHISVPEQIEILFRWMSEKEIMGVDLAFNDFEHLTKPIIKELSRRNFDSLQYFTLNSTNIQSVQEAALIIRELSKLPQLYFLDLSGLPSLFPAIFPYLNKYLPRFPALKRIHFDSNEWSYKDISLISQILPKCKELLHVSMMNQPQESWVMSTAVFLYDCIKNSEKLINLDFNYENIPEEINSRIAIALVRNAQKSIDSNWQLDELSSQDDLLFDGELISETAGNILDKFNDSAKLKEDSTKRYLLKRYWEKINKIHANVQKTIDDMFEQRASKELSLQSKENLLRLLFMEKTLANILEYLSTNPYIKGLEEQKASEDDTNSFMDEKPVLKHMDSARLTYDESSVYPQDPDMIQDQDPNNSKPHLMATDSGRTIDVTTGRPILTKTSSERSLFGKKQEEEEGELHKWGFFIQQQRSIYPENTPMSKYQQQQQQQAKESKETKETKEAREKVMSQTPRRPSSHSDSISSSVTNASSSSKLPVTSKIIPKIPSGAELREAIIKAKGINSIEDLIDNVSCQRVKLDNIYGIQVEAPIDGKASATTPSSKFSQGQHLTKDSKASQSDTAYVSESEDSFAGDDDDDDGVSGNQINVDETYDKLLNNLSRVRSNRGS